TTATGAAAAACTAAATCCACTTTCAAAAAAAATCTTGGTGGCTTATTCAAAAGGAGTAAATGCATTTATTAAAACCGCGAAAGGAAATTATCCAATCGAGTTTGATTTATTAGGTTATGATCCTTATCCGTGGAAACCGGAACATAGTTTAGTAATTGCAAAGTTAATGGGTTGGGAACTGAACATAAGCTGGTGGTCGGATATTACATTCACACAATTAGTTCAAAAGTTTGGGGTAGAGAAGGCAAAAGAATTATTGCCGGACTTTCCGGAAAACTCCCCAACAATTATTCCATCCGGTTTAGAAGGAGTTGCAGCAATATCTTCTGACTTTATAAAAGTAGATCAACAGTTTAGAAATTTTACAGGTTTTGTCGGAACACATATCGGTTCTAACAACTGGATTGTTAACGGTAAAATGTCAGCTTCCGGAGAACCGATAATCGCTAACGATCCGCATCTTGCTTACACTGCACCGGGGCGTTGGTATTTTGCAATAATTAGAAGTCACGATTGGAATGCTGAAGGATTTACTATCCCAGGGTTACCAGCAATTGTAATTGGAAAAAATAAAAATATCGCTTGGGCTTTAACAAATGTTATGGCGGATGATGCTGATTTTTATGTTGAGAAAATTGATTCCTCCGGGAAGAATTATTTTTTCAACAAATCGTGGCGTCAGCTATCAATTGAAAAAGATACGATTCATGTTAAAGATACTGCGAATGTAGTTTATGAAATAAAGCGTACACACCGCGGACCGATAATTACTGATATTCATCCGTTTAAGCATATGTATCCAAACACCGGAATTAAGACTGCACAGCTTAGTATGAGATGGACCGGATTGGAACCAAGCGATGAAATGTTTGCCGCGATCTCAATTAACAAAGCCAAGAACTGGGATGATTTTAAGAATGCTGTTAGATATTTCACCGTGCCTGGTCAAAATTTTGTTTATGGAGATGATAAAGGCAACATCGGTTACATTTGCGCAGCACGGTTACCGATTAGAAATACAAACAGTCCAACATTAATTAACGATGGTACGACAGATGTAAACGATTGGAAAGGATTTGTTCCTTATGAAGAAATGCCGAAGCTATTTAATCCGCCGCAAAATTTTATTGCGTCGGCAAATAATAAAACTCTGCTGAACTTTAAATATCACATTTCAAATATTTGGGAACCGTCTTCCCGTATTGAAAGAATTACGGAATTGCTTAATTCCAAGCCGATTCATTCTAAAGAGGATTATAAAAAATATCAGCTTGATTTTACTTCGCCTTACGCAAAAAAACTAACAAAATATATAACTGCTGCGTTTGACAGTGTTAAGGTAACGGATAAGAATCTTAAACTGACTTTAGAACTTTTCCACAACTGGAATTATGAAATGAACCCGGGCAGTCAAGTTCCAACAATCTACTCGCGTTTTTTTCAATATCTGATAAAAAATATTTTTGAAGATGAGATGGGAGTAAATCTGCTTAAAGAATATATTTTTGTAGCCAACGTTCCTTATAGAATTATTCCCAAACTATTGGAAGAAAACAATTCGTCATTTTTTGATGATGTCCGTACACCGCAAAAAGAAACGCGGGATGACATAATCAGAAAAAGTTTGGTTGATGCACTTACCGATCTTGAAAAGAATTATGGAACCGATGTTGCAAATTGGCAATGGGGCGATATTCATAAAGTAACATTCAAACACATGTTTCATGATAAATCGGGATTACTTGATAAAATAATAAACATCGGGCCGTTCAGTATTGGAGGCGACGGAACTACAATATTTAATACTGAATATTCATTTCCGGAATTATTTGAAAGTAATCGCGATCTAACAATGTTGCATCGTTCCGAACAATATGAAAATATTCTTGGTCCTTCTATGCGCTACATTTTTGATTTTGCCGATCCTGATCATTTAGAATTTATTCTTCCAACCGGTGAGTCCGGACATTTTATGAGCGATCATTATAAAGATATGAGTGAGATGTGGTTAAAAGGGAAGTATATAACAGTACCGTTAAAAGAGGATGAGTTTAAGAAAAGCACAATAAATGTATTGAAGTTAATTCCGTAATAAAATAATTGTAATACTAATAAGTTTAGAAAATATTAAATTGCGCCGAGACAAAATGGAAAGCTATGAAAGTAATAGAACATCTTAATAAAGCGAAAAATACTTTAATCAGTTTTGAAATTATCCCGCCAAAACGGGGCGGCAACATAAAGCAGCTTCTTACCGTGTTGGAAGATATCACAAAGTATAATCCACGTTTTATTGATATAACCAGCCATGCGGCAGAAGTAATTTATGAAGAGACTGTTTCGGGCAATATGCAGATGAAGATAAAACGTAAACGGCCGGGAACCCTGGGAATTTGCGCTCTCATTCAAAATAAATATAACATAGATGCGGTACCCCATGTTTTATGTACAGGATTTACACGTGAGGAAACCGAAGACTTTTTAATTGAACTTCACTATTTGGGGATTGATAATGTTCTTGCAATCCGCGGAGATGATAGTGATTATAAAAAACCGGTAAAATTCGGGCGAAGCATAAACGAATACGCGGTTGATCTAATTAGTCAAATCAATTCAATCAATAAGGGAAAATATTTGGAAGAAGGTTTGCTTGATGCACAGCCGATGAATTTTTGTATCGGTACAAGCGGATATCCGGAAAAACATTTTGAATCGCCAAATCTGAAAACAGATATTCGATATACAAAAGCAAAAGTTGATGCTGGTGCTTCATATATTGTAACGCAAATGTTTTATAGCAACAAAAGTTATTTTGAGTATGTTGATCTATGCCATAAAGAAAATATAACAGTTCCTATAATCCCGGGTTTGAAGATTATAACTAGTAAATCGCATGTAAAAACTCTTCCTAAAAATTTTTACATAGATATTCCTCAAGAGTTAGCGGAAGAAATTGAAAAATCAAAACCGGAACATACACTTGAAATCGGAGTTAACTGGACAGTAAAGCAAGTAGAGGAATTATTAAATAAAAATGTTCCGGCGCTTCATTTTTATATCATGCAGGATTCTAAACCGATTAAAATGCTGATGGACAAATTAAAAATTTGAGTTAATAAAATGATAAGATCATCAACACGTTTAAAATTTTCTTCTGCAATGCCACGTAAACTAAAATGGGGTGTAGCCGGCTGCGGAAATTTTGCTGAAAATTCTTTTCTGCCGGCATTGCTTCTAGCTCAGAGAAGTAAACTTGTTTCTATTTATAGCCATGATTTGAAGAGAGCTAAGAATTTTGCATTAAAGTTTGGTGCTCATAACTCATTTGATGATTTCGATACTTTTCTAACCAGTGATATAGATGTAGTTTATATCTCAAGTGTAAACTCCGATCATTATTGGCAAGTACTAAAAGCCGCAAGAGCAGGAAAGAATATTTTATGCGAAAGACCAATTGCCTTGAGCTCGATTCAAATTGAAGAAATGATAAAAGTTTGTAAAGAACAAAATGTAATTTTCATGATAAATCATTTGCACAGATTTCACCCGCTTGTTCAAAAAGCCAAGGAGTTAATTAATAATCAAATGCTGGGAAAAATTGTTTCTATTTCAGCAACTTACAACATTGATGTTTCGCCCGTTGATAATTTCAGATTTAAGAAGGAACTAAGCGGTGGCGGAGTACTTCGAGACCTTGGCGGACAGATGATAGATCTATTACGATTTTTTGGGGGTAATATTATTGATGTTAAAGCTTATATGGATAATGTTGTTTACAAAAGCGATGTAGAAGATTTCGCTTCAGCAATTGTAAAATTTGAAAAGAATGGGTACGGTTACTTCAATATTTCATACAACACAAAGAAAGCACACAATAGGATAGAAATTTTGGGTTACAATGGTTCGCTTGCTATTGAGAATTTTTTAGGCAAAAAAAATCTTGCAACAAAACTAATAATAGATCTTCAAGGCGAAGGTAAAAAAATGTTTCGCAAGAGAACAAATAAATTATTGTTTATGATTCGTTCTGTTCAAAAAACATTTTTGAAAAATGAACCGCCATTAGTTACAGGCGAAGATGGTTTAGAAAATATGTTGATAATAGAAAAAATAGAGAAACAATGCCTTTACGAAAAGAATTAATTCAAGCATGCCATAAAGTTTATGCTAACAGTTTTGTCGCCGCATACGATGGAAATCTGTCGGCACGAATTGACGACAAGAAATTATTAATTACTCCTTCCGGTAAATGTAAGGGAGAATTAGAAGAAAAAGATCTTCTTGAAATTGATTATGAAGGGAAAGTATTAAGCGGAGATGGTTTGGTTTCGGCTGAAGTGAAAATGCATCTTCTAGCATATCAAAACAGAGAAGACGTTAACGCAGTTGTCCATAGTCATCCAATTCATGCTTCTGCATTTTGTGTTGTAGATAAAGAATTAAGCCAGCCAATTTTTCCTGAATCTATTCTTTCTCTCGGGAAAATTCCGCTATGTAAATATTCAACGATTTCAACAGAAGAGGTTGAAGAATCAATTTTACCTTATATAGGGTATGTTTGGGTTTTACTATTACAAAATCATGGTGTCCTGGCATTTGGGAAATCAATTAAAGATGCTTATTTCAAAGTAGAGAAGCTTGAACATTTTGCTAAAATTATGACTGTAGCAGAAATACTTGGCGGGGCAAATAAACTTTCAGTTGATCAACTAAAAAAACTTTACATGATCTCCGAAGAAATTTACGGAGTTAAAGTTGATGACAAGATGAAATTTCTTTAAGAAATAATTAATGTTGGGAAATACAGAGATAAAAATGCCAAACGGTAAAATTAATGTTGCACTTCTCGTTGGAGGCACTTCTCCTGAACGAGAAGTTTCAAAAAACACAGGCAAATCAATATTAAAAGCATTATATGATCTTGGGTACAAAGTAAAAGTAATTGATCCGGCTTTTGGTTTGAATCAACCAAAAGAAGAAGAAAAATTTTTTGCTGAGAAAGATTACATAGACAGATCCAATAGAAACATTGTTGAGGCAATCAACTCAACAATGTTTGATGATGTTGATATTGCATTTCTTGCACTTCACGGAAAATGGGGAGAAGATGGGAAAATCCAATCGCTGCTGGAATTCCGAAATATAAAATATACCGGCTCAAAAGTTTTAGCCAGCGCTCTTGCGATGGATAAATGTATGACGAAAATTATGTTTCAACATTTTGATGTGAATACGCCGAGATGGTTTGTTGTTAATAAAAATGAAAATGATCTGGATTTGATTCGTTCTAAAATCAAAAAATTCTTTGGCTACCCATGTGTTATAAAACCTAATGATGAAGGATCTACAATTGGTCTAACAATTTGCCGCGGCGATATTGAAGTTCATCAAGCATTAAGAAAAGCATACCAGTATTCAG
The genomic region above belongs to Ignavibacteriales bacterium and contains:
- a CDS encoding D-alanine--D-alanine ligase, whose product is MPNGKINVALLVGGTSPEREVSKNTGKSILKALYDLGYKVKVIDPAFGLNQPKEEEKFFAEKDYIDRSNRNIVEAINSTMFDDVDIAFLALHGKWGEDGKIQSLLEFRNIKYTGSKVLASALAMDKCMTKIMFQHFDVNTPRWFVVNKNENDLDLIRSKIKKFFGYPCVIKPNDEGSTIGLTICRGDIEVHQALRKAYQYSDKVLVEEYIAGHELTVAIIDQQALPVLEIKPKSGFYDYENKYTSGRTDYIVPAEISQKISEHLQHQALLAFNSVGCESYARIDFRMTNDFKTYCLEVNTLPGMTSTSLVPKMAKAAGITFEQLIDRIIKNSL
- a CDS encoding Gfo/Idh/MocA family oxidoreductase; translation: MIRSSTRLKFSSAMPRKLKWGVAGCGNFAENSFLPALLLAQRSKLVSIYSHDLKRAKNFALKFGAHNSFDDFDTFLTSDIDVVYISSVNSDHYWQVLKAARAGKNILCERPIALSSIQIEEMIKVCKEQNVIFMINHLHRFHPLVQKAKELINNQMLGKIVSISATYNIDVSPVDNFRFKKELSGGGVLRDLGGQMIDLLRFFGGNIIDVKAYMDNVVYKSDVEDFASAIVKFEKNGYGYFNISYNTKKAHNRIEILGYNGSLAIENFLGKKNLATKLIIDLQGEGKKMFRKRTNKLLFMIRSVQKTFLKNEPPLVTGEDGLENMLIIEKIEKQCLYEKN
- a CDS encoding penicillin acylase family protein encodes the protein MNKWKKILIGASATLLVLIIVFSIIAYLMLRKSLPQYNGEINITGLNNQVEVLRDNFAIPLIKAESDEDAAFALGFVHAQERLFQMDVARRAGEGRLSEVFGAKTISIDQMFRTVGIYKNVKANYEKLNPLSKKILVAYSKGVNAFIKTAKGNYPIEFDLLGYDPYPWKPEHSLVIAKLMGWELNISWWSDITFTQLVQKFGVEKAKELLPDFPENSPTIIPSGLEGVAAISSDFIKVDQQFRNFTGFVGTHIGSNNWIVNGKMSASGEPIIANDPHLAYTAPGRWYFAIIRSHDWNAEGFTIPGLPAIVIGKNKNIAWALTNVMADDADFYVEKIDSSGKNYFFNKSWRQLSIEKDTIHVKDTANVVYEIKRTHRGPIITDIHPFKHMYPNTGIKTAQLSMRWTGLEPSDEMFAAISINKAKNWDDFKNAVRYFTVPGQNFVYGDDKGNIGYICAARLPIRNTNSPTLINDGTTDVNDWKGFVPYEEMPKLFNPPQNFIASANNKTLLNFKYHISNIWEPSSRIERITELLNSKPIHSKEDYKKYQLDFTSPYAKKLTKYITAAFDSVKVTDKNLKLTLELFHNWNYEMNPGSQVPTIYSRFFQYLIKNIFEDEMGVNLLKEYIFVANVPYRIIPKLLEENNSSFFDDVRTPQKETRDDIIRKSLVDALTDLEKNYGTDVANWQWGDIHKVTFKHMFHDKSGLLDKIINIGPFSIGGDGTTIFNTEYSFPELFESNRDLTMLHRSEQYENILGPSMRYIFDFADPDHLEFILPTGESGHFMSDHYKDMSEMWLKGKYITVPLKEDEFKKSTINVLKLIP
- a CDS encoding class II aldolase/adducin family protein translates to MPLRKELIQACHKVYANSFVAAYDGNLSARIDDKKLLITPSGKCKGELEEKDLLEIDYEGKVLSGDGLVSAEVKMHLLAYQNREDVNAVVHSHPIHASAFCVVDKELSQPIFPESILSLGKIPLCKYSTISTEEVEESILPYIGYVWVLLLQNHGVLAFGKSIKDAYFKVEKLEHFAKIMTVAEILGGANKLSVDQLKKLYMISEEIYGVKVDDKMKFL
- a CDS encoding methylenetetrahydrofolate reductase, whose translation is MKVIEHLNKAKNTLISFEIIPPKRGGNIKQLLTVLEDITKYNPRFIDITSHAAEVIYEETVSGNMQMKIKRKRPGTLGICALIQNKYNIDAVPHVLCTGFTREETEDFLIELHYLGIDNVLAIRGDDSDYKKPVKFGRSINEYAVDLISQINSINKGKYLEEGLLDAQPMNFCIGTSGYPEKHFESPNLKTDIRYTKAKVDAGASYIVTQMFYSNKSYFEYVDLCHKENITVPIIPGLKIITSKSHVKTLPKNFYIDIPQELAEEIEKSKPEHTLEIGVNWTVKQVEELLNKNVPALHFYIMQDSKPIKMLMDKLKI